In Pseudomonas sp. MM213, a genomic segment contains:
- a CDS encoding 2-hydroxyacid dehydrogenase, with the protein MALLYKADPVRGEHWKRLFAEHAPDIEWRAWPDIGDPQDIRYLAAWQAPDELETVLPNLEVLFALSAGVDQLDLDRLPTTLPVVRLLDPSITRGMCEYASFAVLSLHRDMLRYRQQQMARCWQAHLLQPAAKRRVGVMGLGTQAQQILATLQTFGFALSGWARSEHRIAGVDCFAGVEQLPAFLGQCDIVLCVLPLTEQTKGILNRQLFQHLPKGAALVNMGRGGHLVEEDLLEALASGQLSAAVLDVLEQEPAAPDHPFWHHPQILLTPHIAAMTQPESAFSVLLENIRRHQRGESMLGQVDRERSY; encoded by the coding sequence ATGGCCCTGCTCTATAAAGCCGACCCCGTGCGCGGTGAACATTGGAAGCGTCTGTTTGCCGAGCACGCCCCCGACATCGAATGGCGTGCCTGGCCGGACATCGGCGATCCGCAGGATATTCGCTACTTGGCAGCCTGGCAGGCGCCGGACGAACTCGAAACAGTGCTGCCAAACCTAGAGGTACTGTTCGCCTTGTCGGCCGGAGTCGACCAACTTGACCTTGACCGTCTGCCAACGACCCTGCCGGTGGTCCGTTTACTCGACCCGAGCATCACGCGGGGCATGTGCGAGTACGCCAGTTTTGCGGTGCTTAGCCTGCACCGGGATATGCTCCGTTATCGCCAGCAACAAATGGCTCGGTGCTGGCAGGCTCACTTGCTGCAACCGGCAGCCAAACGTCGGGTAGGTGTCATGGGGCTCGGCACGCAGGCCCAACAGATTCTAGCCACCTTGCAGACCTTTGGATTCGCCTTATCAGGCTGGGCACGCAGCGAGCATCGCATCGCCGGGGTGGATTGCTTTGCGGGTGTGGAGCAACTTCCGGCCTTCCTCGGCCAATGCGACATCGTGCTTTGTGTCCTGCCATTGACCGAGCAGACCAAAGGGATTCTCAACCGTCAGTTGTTCCAGCACCTGCCCAAAGGCGCTGCCTTGGTCAACATGGGCCGGGGTGGGCACCTGGTAGAAGAGGACCTGCTTGAGGCTTTGGCCAGCGGCCAGCTCAGCGCGGCGGTGCTCGACGTACTGGAACAGGAGCCGGCGGCACCGGACCATCCCTTCTGGCACCATCCGCAGATATTGCTGACACCGCATATCGCTGCGATGACCCAACCGGAAAGTGCGTTTAGCGTGTTGTTGGAGAATATCCGCCGACATCAACGCGGTGAGTCAATGCTTGGCCAGGTTGACCGCGAGCGAAGTTACTGA
- a CDS encoding 4-hydroxythreonine-4-phosphate dehydrogenase PdxA, translating into MAHSSADQRELSDDLQSYKPKIALVLGDPAGIGPELIARLLAESQVRSKAHLLLIADEAQMRIGMDIAGCTFPYRTIDSLDALDFSDDTPLFYQYRGEARGEFPRAEASAIGGQYCLDTLETGLRLTHQGSTDALLFGPLNKTSLHMAGMTHSDELHWFAEYLDFHGPFCEFNVLDNLWTSRVTSHVALAEVPGLLSQARVVEAIELIDTALKRNGLAKPRIGVCGLNPHNGDNGSFGREELDIIGPAVKTAREHGIDADGPYPADTIFLKVQGDAKAFDAVVTMYHDQGQIAIKLMGFSRGVTVQGGLPIPITTPAHGTAFDIAGQGKANVGAIRQAFEIACRMGSGRR; encoded by the coding sequence ATGGCCCATTCAAGTGCTGATCAGCGCGAGCTGTCAGACGACCTGCAATCGTACAAACCAAAGATCGCCCTAGTCCTGGGTGACCCGGCGGGTATCGGTCCGGAATTGATCGCCCGCTTACTCGCCGAATCGCAGGTGCGCTCCAAAGCCCATCTGCTGTTGATCGCTGACGAGGCTCAGATGCGCATTGGCATGGACATCGCCGGTTGCACCTTTCCCTATCGCACCATCGACTCACTGGATGCTCTGGACTTCAGTGATGACACCCCGCTGTTCTATCAATACCGCGGCGAGGCGCGCGGCGAGTTCCCGCGTGCCGAGGCCAGCGCCATCGGCGGTCAGTACTGTCTGGACACTCTGGAAACAGGTCTGCGCCTGACTCATCAGGGGAGCACAGACGCGTTGTTGTTTGGCCCGTTGAACAAGACCTCATTGCATATGGCGGGCATGACCCATAGCGACGAGCTGCACTGGTTTGCCGAGTACCTGGATTTCCATGGGCCGTTCTGCGAGTTCAATGTCCTCGACAATCTCTGGACATCGCGAGTGACGTCCCATGTGGCACTTGCCGAGGTGCCGGGATTACTCAGTCAAGCCAGGGTCGTGGAAGCCATCGAACTGATCGACACGGCGCTCAAGCGCAACGGTCTCGCCAAGCCACGGATCGGTGTCTGTGGCCTCAACCCGCACAACGGTGACAACGGCAGTTTCGGCCGTGAAGAGCTAGACATCATTGGCCCTGCGGTGAAGACCGCGCGGGAGCACGGGATCGACGCCGATGGCCCTTATCCGGCCGACACCATTTTTCTCAAGGTTCAGGGCGATGCCAAAGCTTTCGACGCGGTGGTGACCATGTACCACGACCAAGGGCAGATCGCGATCAAGTTGATGGGATTCTCCCGTGGAGTGACGGTGCAGGGTGGACTGCCGATTCCCATCACCACACCGGCACACGGAACCGCCTTCGATATCGCAGGGCAGGGCAAAGCCAATGTCGGAGCCATCCGCCAGGCTTTCGAGATTGCTTGTCGGATGGGCAGCGGTCGGCGTTAA
- a CDS encoding HAD family hydrolase, translating to MYLTDYRALLIDCDEVLVDRDSGIWTALQPLLENHSGMLGREEVLAEFDEAVRTLYPRFSELGFSGLLCFAHRQLAERLGLKASWEEGMSFARSACNWSLFEDAPGAMLYLRKFYRLLVYCDRDAEDREQLCERLGILPEDLHSRASNPLEDGAWLLDNNLEPENILQVSRPPAESPKSAGLCLIRRGHENCTQEYTADFYITSMADLVAQHQLSLRR from the coding sequence ATGTACCTGACTGATTATCGTGCACTGTTGATCGATTGCGACGAAGTCCTGGTCGATCGGGATTCCGGTATCTGGACGGCCCTGCAACCTTTGCTCGAAAACCATTCGGGCATGTTAGGCAGGGAAGAGGTATTGGCTGAGTTTGACGAGGCGGTACGCACGCTCTATCCCCGTTTTTCCGAGCTGGGTTTCAGTGGCCTATTGTGCTTTGCCCATCGTCAACTGGCAGAGCGCCTTGGGCTCAAGGCCAGTTGGGAGGAGGGCATGAGTTTCGCCCGTTCGGCATGCAACTGGTCGTTGTTCGAGGACGCGCCTGGTGCCATGTTGTATCTGCGCAAATTCTATCGGCTGCTGGTGTACTGCGATCGTGATGCTGAAGATCGCGAGCAGCTCTGTGAGCGTTTGGGGATTTTACCCGAAGACCTGCATTCCCGAGCCAGTAATCCATTGGAGGACGGCGCATGGTTGCTGGACAACAACCTGGAACCTGAAAATATTCTGCAGGTTTCCAGACCTCCTGCGGAGTCGCCAAAATCGGCTGGTTTGTGTCTGATCCGTCGTGGCCATGAGAATTGTACCCAGGAATATACCGCAGACTTTTACATCACCAGCATGGCCGACCTGGTCGCTCAGCATCAGCTATCGTTGCGACGTTGA
- a CDS encoding MFS transporter: MNTSTLAAAESPSIANSRWLRVIPPILITCIISYMDRINIAFAMPGGMGAELGITASMMGLAGGIFFIGYLFLQVPGGKLAVHGSGKKFIGWSLLAWAVISVLTGLVTNHYQLLFLRFALGVAEGGMLPVVLTMISNWFPDKERGRANAIVIMFVPLAGIITAPLSGWIISTLDWRMLFIIEGLLSAVVMVLWMLTVSDRPQEAKWISKEERDYLITTLREEQRAIQGKQVGSVSLKAVLSDRTMWHLIALNFFYQAGIYGYTLWLPTILKELTHTGMGMVGMLAILPYLGAMFGMLLFSNLSDRSGKRKVFIVVPLACFALCLFLSVTLREHMWWSFAALVGCGVFLQSAAGVFWTIPAKLFSAEAAGGARGVINALGNLGGFCGPYFVGVLISQYDQSVGVYSLAISVALAALLAWVLPAKCDKA, encoded by the coding sequence ATGAACACCAGCACGCTTGCAGCCGCAGAAAGTCCTTCTATTGCCAATAGCCGTTGGCTGAGGGTTATTCCGCCAATACTGATCACTTGCATCATTTCCTACATGGACAGGATCAATATTGCCTTTGCCATGCCCGGAGGCATGGGGGCGGAGTTAGGTATCACGGCCAGCATGATGGGCTTGGCCGGTGGCATTTTCTTTATCGGTTATCTGTTTCTGCAGGTGCCCGGTGGAAAGCTGGCCGTGCACGGCAGCGGCAAGAAGTTTATTGGCTGGTCGTTGTTGGCGTGGGCGGTCATCTCGGTATTGACCGGTCTGGTCACCAATCACTACCAACTGCTGTTTCTGCGCTTTGCCTTGGGTGTGGCCGAAGGCGGCATGCTACCGGTGGTGCTGACAATGATCAGCAATTGGTTCCCGGACAAGGAGCGCGGGCGTGCCAATGCCATTGTAATCATGTTCGTTCCATTGGCCGGGATCATCACCGCACCCTTGTCGGGCTGGATCATCTCCACGTTGGACTGGCGCATGCTGTTCATCATCGAAGGGCTGCTGTCGGCCGTGGTGATGGTGTTGTGGATGCTGACAGTCAGTGACCGTCCGCAAGAGGCGAAATGGATCTCCAAAGAAGAGCGGGACTATCTCATCACGACGTTGCGCGAAGAGCAGCGTGCTATCCAGGGTAAACAGGTCGGAAGCGTTTCGTTAAAGGCAGTACTGAGCGACAGAACCATGTGGCATCTGATCGCGCTGAACTTCTTCTATCAGGCGGGCATTTATGGATACACCTTGTGGTTGCCGACCATCCTTAAAGAGTTGACCCACACAGGCATGGGCATGGTGGGCATGTTGGCCATCCTGCCGTATCTGGGCGCCATGTTCGGCATGCTGCTGTTCTCCAACCTCTCGGACCGTAGCGGCAAGCGCAAAGTGTTCATTGTCGTGCCGTTGGCGTGTTTCGCACTTTGCCTGTTTCTCTCCGTCACGCTGCGGGAACACATGTGGTGGTCCTTCGCAGCGCTGGTCGGCTGTGGGGTCTTTCTGCAGTCGGCAGCCGGCGTCTTCTGGACCATTCCAGCGAAGTTGTTCAGTGCCGAAGCGGCCGGCGGTGCGCGCGGTGTGATCAATGCGCTGGGTAACCTCGGCGGCTTCTGCGGACCTTATTTCGTCGGCGTCCTGATCTCCCAGTATGACCAAAGTGTCGGCGTCTACAGCCTGGCGATATCGGTGGCACTGGCTGCATTGCTGGCGTGGGTCCTGCCAGCCAAATGCGACAAAGCTTAA
- a CDS encoding Lrp/AsnC family transcriptional regulator, protein MEGLIKLDRIDINILVELQKDGRMTNVSLANAVGLSSSPCLQRVKRLESAGYISGYRAHLNLAKITDSVTVFTEITLSDHKREDFAKFESNIRLVDEVLECHLVSGGYDYLVRFMTCSIQHYQEVIEGLLDKNIGISKYFSYIVIKSLVLKDGFPLRRLLRH, encoded by the coding sequence ATGGAAGGTTTAATAAAACTAGACCGAATTGATATTAATATCCTGGTTGAACTTCAAAAAGACGGTCGAATGACCAACGTCAGTCTTGCCAATGCGGTGGGTCTGTCGTCCAGCCCATGTTTGCAGCGGGTCAAGCGGCTTGAATCGGCTGGCTATATTTCCGGGTATAGAGCTCATTTAAACCTTGCCAAGATCACCGACTCGGTCACGGTATTTACTGAGATCACGCTCAGCGACCATAAACGGGAGGACTTCGCCAAGTTCGAGTCCAATATTCGTTTGGTCGATGAGGTACTCGAGTGTCACTTAGTTAGCGGTGGTTACGATTACCTGGTGCGCTTCATGACCTGTAGCATCCAGCATTATCAGGAAGTGATCGAAGGGCTGCTGGACAAGAATATCGGCATTTCCAAGTACTTTAGTTATATCGTCATAAAATCCCTAGTACTTAAAGATGGGTTTCCGCTACGTAGGCTATTGCGTCACTGA
- the acs gene encoding acetate--CoA ligase: MSAASLYPVRPEVAANTLTDEATYKAMYQQSVVNPDGFWREQAKRLDWIKPFTTVKQTSFDDHHVDIKWFADGTLNVSYNCLDRHLAERGDQVAIIWEGDDPAESRNITYRELHEQVCKFANALRGQDVHRGDVVTIYMPMIPEAVVAMLACTRIGAIHSVVFGGFSPEALAGRIIDCKSKVVITADEGVRAGKKIPLKTNVDDALTNPETSSIQKVIVCKRTGGNIKWNQHRDIWFEDLMKVAGTVCAPKEMGAEEALFILYTSGSTGKPKGVQHTTGGYLLYAAMTHERVFDYRPGEVYWCTADVGWVTGHTYIVYGPLANGATTVLFEGVPNYPDITRVAKIVDKHKVNILYTAPTAIRAMMASGKAAVEGADGSSLRLLGSVGEPINPEAWDWYYKNVGQSRCPIVDTWWQTETGGNMMSPLPGAHALKPGSAARPFFGVVPALVDNLGNILEGVAEGNLVILDSWPGQARTLYGDHDRFVDTYFKTFRGMYFTGDGARRDEDGYYWITGRVDDVLNVSGHRMGTAEIESAMVAHPKVAEAAVVGVPHDIKGQGIYVYVTLIGGEEPSEQLRLELKNWVRKEIGPIASPDVIQWAPGLPKTRSGKIMRRILRKIATAEYEGLGDISTLADPGVVQHLIDTHKTMNSRAFLR; this comes from the coding sequence ATGAGTGCGGCTTCTCTGTATCCCGTTCGTCCCGAGGTTGCGGCCAACACCCTGACTGACGAGGCGACCTACAAGGCCATGTACCAGCAGTCCGTCGTTAACCCGGACGGCTTCTGGCGCGAGCAAGCCAAGCGCCTCGACTGGATCAAGCCTTTCACCACGGTGAAACAGACTTCTTTCGACGATCACCATGTCGACATCAAATGGTTCGCCGATGGCACCCTGAACGTTTCCTACAACTGCCTCGACCGCCATCTGGCCGAGCGCGGCGATCAAGTCGCGATCATTTGGGAAGGGGATGACCCTGCCGAAAGCCGCAACATCACTTATCGCGAGCTGCACGAACAAGTCTGCAAGTTCGCCAACGCCTTACGCGGCCAGGATGTGCACCGCGGCGACGTGGTGACTATCTATATGCCGATGATCCCCGAAGCTGTGGTCGCCATGCTGGCGTGTACCCGGATCGGCGCGATTCACTCGGTGGTGTTCGGTGGTTTCTCGCCGGAAGCCCTGGCGGGTCGGATCATCGACTGCAAATCCAAAGTGGTGATCACTGCCGACGAAGGTGTTCGTGCCGGCAAGAAGATCCCGCTCAAGACCAACGTCGACGACGCGCTGACCAACCCGGAAACCAGCAGCATCCAGAAAGTCATCGTGTGCAAGCGCACCGGTGGCAACATCAAGTGGAACCAGCATCGCGACATCTGGTTCGAAGACCTGATGAAAGTGGCGGGCACTGTGTGTGCGCCGAAAGAAATGGGCGCTGAAGAAGCGCTGTTCATCCTTTATACCTCCGGTTCGACCGGTAAGCCGAAGGGCGTGCAACACACCACCGGCGGATATCTGCTGTACGCGGCGATGACCCATGAGCGTGTATTCGACTACCGTCCGGGCGAAGTCTACTGGTGCACCGCCGACGTCGGTTGGGTCACTGGCCACACCTACATCGTTTATGGCCCGCTGGCCAATGGCGCGACCACGGTGTTGTTTGAAGGCGTGCCGAACTATCCGGACATCACCCGGGTGGCGAAGATCGTCGACAAGCACAAGGTCAATATCCTCTACACCGCCCCCACCGCCATCCGCGCGATGATGGCGTCGGGCAAGGCCGCCGTTGAAGGCGCTGATGGCAGCAGCTTGCGTCTGTTGGGTTCGGTCGGTGAGCCGATCAACCCGGAAGCGTGGGACTGGTACTACAAGAACGTCGGCCAGTCCCGTTGCCCGATCGTCGACACCTGGTGGCAGACCGAAACAGGCGGCAACATGATGAGCCCGCTGCCGGGTGCGCATGCGCTCAAGCCGGGTTCTGCGGCGCGTCCGTTCTTCGGCGTGGTGCCGGCGTTGGTGGACAACCTGGGCAACATCCTCGAAGGCGTGGCCGAGGGCAACCTGGTGATTCTCGATTCGTGGCCAGGCCAGGCGCGGACGCTGTATGGCGACCATGACCGCTTCGTCGATACCTACTTCAAGACCTTCCGCGGCATGTATTTCACCGGTGACGGTGCGCGTCGTGACGAAGACGGTTACTACTGGATTACCGGTCGCGTGGATGACGTGCTCAACGTGTCCGGCCACCGCATGGGGACCGCCGAGATCGAAAGCGCGATGGTCGCCCACCCGAAAGTCGCCGAAGCAGCCGTGGTCGGTGTGCCGCACGACATCAAGGGGCAGGGCATCTATGTCTATGTCACGTTGATCGGTGGCGAAGAGCCGAGCGAGCAGCTGCGTCTGGAGCTGAAAAACTGGGTGCGTAAAGAGATCGGCCCGATTGCCTCGCCGGATGTGATCCAGTGGGCGCCGGGCCTACCGAAAACCCGTTCGGGCAAGATCATGCGCCGCATTCTGCGCAAGATTGCCACGGCTGAATATGAGGGGTTGGGGGATATCTCCACTCTGGCCGATCCCGGTGTGGTGCAGCATTTGATCGACACCCATAAAACCATGAACTCCCGGGCCTTTCTCCGGTAG
- a CDS encoding LysR family transcriptional regulator, translating to MTRIPDASVIHSRLRLRQLRLMLALEEFGSLRRAAENIGMTQPAATKMLHEAEGVLGVELFERLSRGMRPTPFGETVTYYARMVFAELSGMREELVALESGNLGRVTVGAIPALASGLLTRTIATLKKSHPRLSMSIQVDTSDVLVNALLQDQLDLVLGRIPPGARSEELLFDSLGEEQLCVIAGAQNPLTQATQLTWGELQNMTWVLQQQPSPMRTIINQVFHNARVDVPSSIVETTSIMTLLSLIQHTDMLGVTPLSVVDDYPGRHLLAILPISFEPRLPPFGLITRRHRIMSSAMQAFISTVKAEHQLKISTSVSDT from the coding sequence ATGACCCGAATTCCCGATGCCAGCGTGATACACAGCCGCTTGCGCTTGCGCCAATTGCGGCTGATGCTCGCTTTGGAGGAGTTTGGTTCTCTACGCCGCGCCGCCGAAAATATCGGCATGACCCAACCCGCTGCGACCAAAATGTTGCATGAGGCCGAGGGGGTACTCGGTGTCGAACTGTTCGAGCGTTTATCTCGTGGCATGCGCCCCACACCTTTCGGAGAAACAGTTACCTACTACGCTCGTATGGTTTTCGCCGAGCTCAGTGGCATGCGTGAAGAGTTGGTTGCGCTGGAATCCGGCAATCTTGGCCGGGTCACTGTCGGAGCCATTCCAGCCTTGGCCTCGGGCTTACTGACACGGACTATTGCAACCTTAAAGAAAAGCCATCCACGGCTGTCGATGAGCATTCAGGTCGACACCAGTGACGTACTGGTGAATGCGTTGCTTCAGGATCAACTGGATTTGGTACTAGGAAGGATTCCACCCGGAGCGCGGTCCGAAGAGTTGCTCTTCGACAGCCTTGGCGAAGAGCAGCTATGTGTCATTGCCGGAGCGCAAAATCCCTTGACCCAAGCCACCCAATTGACTTGGGGAGAACTGCAGAACATGACCTGGGTTCTGCAACAACAACCCAGTCCGATGCGCACCATCATCAATCAGGTATTTCACAACGCACGGGTTGATGTCCCCAGCAGCATCGTCGAAACCACGTCGATCATGACCCTGCTGTCGCTGATCCAACACACCGACATGCTCGGCGTTACGCCACTCTCTGTGGTCGATGACTATCCTGGACGTCATCTATTGGCCATTCTGCCGATTAGCTTCGAACCACGCTTGCCACCGTTCGGTCTGATCACTCGGCGGCATCGAATTATGTCATCAGCGATGCAAGCCTTCATCAGCACCGTGAAAGCTGAACATCAGCTGAAAATATCCACAAGCGTATCAGACACATAA
- a CDS encoding YncE family protein codes for MSQEILLLVQKCAHTFSFYDVASGEAIKHIRLPDFPHEFVVDSQNRFAYVGHYGIETSSHKGEGGCSVFVIDLEKGEHVRTLDIWPYFRPHGLAMDQQDRLYVLSEGHSTLLIFDQPHLRDVPDRAIPSGGYKSHLVALTRDGETGFALNLLSNTVTRLKPQDPTVAPLPLQPGSQPEGNCFSQDERTLYVTTRGDNSIVAIDVETLQVTHRGRTGADPTRIYRDRQDRLFVTNYGEQSISVFNADLQEIRRIELDSAAIAMSLHPTRDLAFVTLKDQRVGMLNLDNWTFERYFETLLEPDVSQVIVR; via the coding sequence ATGAGTCAGGAAATTCTTTTGCTGGTGCAAAAATGCGCCCATACCTTCAGCTTCTACGACGTCGCCAGCGGCGAGGCCATCAAGCACATTCGCCTGCCGGACTTCCCTCACGAGTTCGTCGTCGACTCGCAGAACCGTTTTGCCTATGTCGGCCATTACGGTATCGAGACTTCCAGCCATAAAGGCGAGGGTGGCTGCTCGGTGTTTGTCATCGATCTGGAGAAGGGTGAGCACGTGCGCACCCTGGACATCTGGCCGTACTTTCGTCCGCATGGCCTGGCAATGGATCAACAGGACCGTCTCTACGTGCTCAGCGAAGGGCATTCGACCCTGCTGATTTTCGATCAACCGCACCTGCGAGATGTACCTGATCGGGCGATTCCTTCAGGCGGCTACAAGAGTCACCTGGTGGCACTGACCCGTGACGGTGAAACGGGCTTTGCGCTCAATCTGTTGAGCAACACCGTGACCCGCCTCAAGCCCCAGGATCCGACCGTTGCACCGTTGCCGCTGCAACCTGGCAGCCAGCCTGAGGGCAACTGCTTCAGCCAGGATGAGCGCACGCTGTACGTGACCACCCGTGGCGATAACAGCATCGTCGCCATCGATGTGGAAACCCTGCAAGTGACCCATCGCGGTCGAACCGGCGCGGACCCGACCCGGATCTACCGTGATCGCCAGGATCGCCTCTTCGTGACCAATTATGGTGAGCAGTCGATCTCGGTGTTCAACGCGGATCTGCAGGAAATTCGTCGTATCGAACTGGACAGCGCGGCGATCGCCATGAGCTTGCATCCGACCCGTGATCTGGCATTCGTCACCCTCAAGGATCAGCGCGTCGGCATGCTCAATCTGGACAACTGGACCTTCGAGCGCTACTTCGAAACCCTGCTTGAGCCAGATGTTTCGCAGGTCATCGTCCGCTAA
- a CDS encoding amidohydrolase family protein, translated as MTAMPRSLHERLGLEVGATAPITLIDAHHHLWDLDSHSYPWLQGPTDPAFFLGDYSALRRNYLAQDYLADSAEHRVLATVHCEAEHDRGFQVAETRWVHEQHARFGFPNAVVAHVWFHHDNCEEILKRHLDYPLLRGIRSKPLTAASPELAASVRGQPGSMQDPAWLRGFALLAKYGLSWDLRVPYWHLAEAAQVAAAFPQVPIVLNHMGFPWDRSSTGLDGWRRGMQALAAQPNVWVKVSELGLRDQPWTLEGNRGVVRETLELFGIERCLFASNFPVAGLCIGYDPLVRSMDAMLEGYDAAQREAFFWRNAQRFYRIAL; from the coding sequence ATGACAGCCATGCCACGCAGTTTGCATGAACGTCTGGGCCTGGAGGTGGGAGCCACCGCTCCCATTACCCTCATCGACGCGCACCACCACTTATGGGATCTGGATAGCCATAGCTATCCCTGGCTACAGGGGCCTACGGACCCGGCGTTCTTTTTGGGTGATTACAGTGCGCTACGGCGCAACTACTTGGCGCAGGACTATCTCGCCGACAGCGCCGAGCACCGGGTACTGGCTACCGTGCACTGTGAGGCCGAGCATGATCGCGGCTTTCAGGTCGCGGAGACCCGTTGGGTACACGAGCAGCATGCGCGTTTTGGTTTTCCCAATGCGGTTGTGGCGCATGTCTGGTTCCACCACGACAACTGCGAGGAAATTCTCAAGCGTCACTTGGACTACCCGTTGCTGCGGGGCATCCGCAGCAAGCCGCTCACGGCGGCCAGCCCCGAATTGGCCGCCAGTGTGCGTGGCCAGCCGGGCAGCATGCAGGACCCAGCCTGGTTGCGCGGTTTCGCGCTACTGGCCAAGTACGGACTGAGCTGGGACTTGCGCGTGCCCTACTGGCACCTGGCTGAGGCCGCGCAGGTGGCAGCGGCGTTTCCCCAAGTGCCGATCGTGCTCAACCATATGGGTTTCCCCTGGGACCGAAGCAGCACCGGTCTCGATGGCTGGCGCAGAGGCATGCAGGCATTGGCGGCGCAGCCGAATGTCTGGGTGAAAGTGTCCGAGCTGGGTTTGCGCGATCAACCCTGGACGTTGGAAGGCAACCGTGGGGTGGTGCGCGAAACCCTGGAGCTGTTCGGTATTGAACGTTGCCTGTTTGCCAGCAACTTTCCGGTGGCTGGTTTGTGTATTGGTTATGACCCGTTGGTGCGATCCATGGATGCCATGCTCGAGGGTTACGACGCGGCGCAGCGTGAGGCCTTCTTCTGGCGCAACGCCCAGCGTTTTTACCGGATTGCGCTGTAG
- the gabT gene encoding 4-aminobutyrate--2-oxoglutarate transaminase has protein sequence MNSKVEETPNLLRQRDQFVPRGLVTAHPLVIDRAQGSEMWDVDGKRYLDFVGGIGVLNIGHNHPKVVAAVQAQLQKVSHACFQVVAYKPYLDLVQRLCELVGGGEAYKAALFTSGAEAVENAVKIARAHTNRPAVISFRGGFHGRTLLGTTLTGMSQPYKQNFGPFAPEVFHTPYPNAYRGFSSEMALQALNELLATQVTPDRVAAIIIEPVQGDGGFLSAPPEFLQALRALTEQHGIVLILDEIQTGFGRTGKWFGFQHAGIQPDLVTVAKSLAGGLPISGVVGRAHIMDAPLPGGLGGTYGGNALACAAALAVIEAYEQEQLLARGDLLGERLRQGLLRLQARHPRIGDVRGTGFMLAIELIKDDEARSPDPELTQQLIDQARVGGLLVIKCGVYRNVLRFLAPLVTEEDQIDEALTILEAALLRVLN, from the coding sequence ATGAACAGTAAAGTCGAAGAAACCCCGAATTTGCTCCGTCAACGCGATCAATTCGTGCCACGAGGGCTGGTCACCGCACACCCGCTGGTCATCGATCGGGCCCAGGGTAGTGAGATGTGGGATGTGGACGGGAAGCGCTACCTGGATTTCGTCGGCGGCATCGGCGTGCTGAACATCGGCCACAATCACCCCAAGGTGGTCGCGGCGGTGCAGGCGCAATTGCAAAAGGTCAGCCATGCGTGCTTCCAGGTCGTGGCCTACAAGCCCTATCTTGACCTGGTACAACGCTTGTGTGAATTGGTCGGTGGTGGCGAAGCCTACAAGGCGGCGCTGTTTACCTCCGGTGCAGAGGCTGTGGAAAACGCGGTGAAGATCGCCCGCGCGCATACCAATCGCCCAGCGGTCATCTCCTTTCGAGGCGGTTTCCATGGGCGCACGTTGCTCGGTACGACCTTGACCGGCATGAGCCAACCCTACAAGCAGAACTTCGGGCCTTTCGCTCCCGAGGTCTTCCATACCCCGTACCCTAACGCTTATCGCGGTTTCAGCAGCGAGATGGCACTGCAAGCACTGAACGAATTGCTCGCGACCCAGGTCACGCCGGATCGGGTAGCTGCGATCATCATCGAGCCGGTACAGGGCGACGGAGGCTTCCTTTCCGCGCCGCCGGAATTTCTCCAGGCGCTGCGGGCTCTGACCGAACAACATGGCATCGTGCTCATTCTCGATGAAATTCAGACCGGTTTCGGCCGCACCGGCAAATGGTTCGGTTTCCAGCATGCCGGCATTCAGCCGGATCTGGTCACTGTCGCCAAGAGCCTGGCCGGTGGTTTGCCAATATCGGGCGTGGTGGGTCGTGCGCACATCATGGACGCGCCATTGCCCGGTGGTCTCGGCGGTACTTATGGCGGTAACGCCCTGGCGTGCGCGGCGGCGTTGGCGGTGATCGAAGCTTATGAACAAGAGCAATTGCTCGCACGCGGTGACCTGTTGGGCGAGCGGTTGCGTCAGGGCCTGCTGCGCTTGCAGGCACGTCATCCGCGCATTGGTGACGTACGCGGCACCGGCTTCATGTTGGCGATCGAACTGATCAAGGACGATGAGGCCCGCAGCCCCGATCCCGAACTTACCCAACAACTGATCGATCAGGCCAGGGTAGGCGGGTTGTTGGTGATCAAATGCGGGGTGTATCGTAATGTGCTGCGCTTTCTTGCGCCTCTGGTAACCGAAGAGGATCAGATCGACGAAGCGCTGACTATTCTTGAAGCGGCATTGTTGCGTGTGTTGAATTGA